The following proteins come from a genomic window of Crassostrea angulata isolate pt1a10 chromosome 1, ASM2561291v2, whole genome shotgun sequence:
- the LOC128167990 gene encoding splicing factor 3B subunit 6-like yields MALTRKGNVRLPPEVNRILYVRNLPYKITAEEMYDIFGKYGAIRQIRVGNTTETKGTAFVVYEDIFDAKNACDHLSGFNVCNRYLVVLYFQPNKAFKKTDDNKKKEDIDKMKQKYGLSTPEKK; encoded by the exons ATGGCGTTAACAAGAAAGGGAAAC GTAAGGCTTCCTCCAGAAGTCAACAGGATTCTGTATGTTAGAAACCTGCCATACAAAATTACTGCAGAGGAAATGTATGATATATTTGGAAAATATGGAGCCATAAGACAAATAAGAGT GGGCAATACGACTGAGACCAAAGGAACAGCATTTGTTGTGTACGAGGACATATTTGATGCCAAGAATGCCTGTGATCACCTGTCGGGCTTCAACGTCTGTAACAGATACCTGGTCGTGCTCTACTTCCAGCCAAACAAG GCATTCAAAAAGACAGACGATAACAAGAAGAAAGAAGACATagacaaaatgaaacaaaaatatggaCTATCAACTCCAGAGAAAAAGTGA
- the LOC128162308 gene encoding uncharacterized protein LOC128162308 yields MDSYMPKRNRLEESDFYQAQESSPRSHERMNMDLPTTSNISGTHMTNMNDMEVEPPSNRSQPIGHGVSRFTGSTRTVGRAALGGANRVLSKEQIRHFITSTVIPHHRSLTRAESRVNEPYSRPEDTNSAHKRPEMINHSSSAMSRTNMEEFSTNNETWLRNPGNFEEEEELSRQRPVAIVSPQTHHNPHNTQRETTAVPQAIPVPQRVLDFTNASQETRREARTVPQEIPETSSAVQVMPGQTIGASREGSVITGLPQGTQEKTCVPEITRVLNENKREVVIGSRGIRCSISLPQRTKLSVSVNCQHNVLSKNIEENDEIVDDDVNEFLQQFSLDKLNISPQEPANTRRAVDVSPWDPEYTLIPVDRYSCQELRGSERFVPCQDCFIDLNLFL; encoded by the exons ATGGATTCCTACATGCCTAAAAGG AACAGACTGGAAGAGTCCGATTTTTACCAGGCCCAAGAATCGTCTCCACGTTCTCACGAGAGAATGAATATGGATTTACCTACCACGTCCAATATATCCGGGACACATATGACTAATATGAATGATATGGAG gTCGAGCCCCCAAGTAATCGATCTCAGCCGATTGGTCATGGGGTGTCACGGTTCACCGGGTCCACTCGCACAGTGGGCAGAGCGGCGCTGGGCGGA gcAAATCGTGTGCTGAGTAAAGAACAAATCCGTCACTTTATAACCTCTACAGTGATCCCCCACCATCGTTCGCTGACCAGGGCTGAGTCG CGAGTAAATGAACCGTATTCAAGACCTGAAGACACCAACAGTGCTCACAAGAGACCGGAAATGATCAACCATTCGTCATCTGCCATGTCGAGAACAAACATGGAG GAATTCTCGACAAATAATGAGACATGGCTCAGAAATCCTGGGAATtttgaggaggaggaggagttAAGCAGACAGCGACCAGTAGCAATAGTCTCTCCACAGACCCACCATAATCCCCATAATACCCAAAGAGAAACCACGGCGGTCCCACAGGCAATACCTGTCCCCCAGAGGGTACTAGATTTCACAAATGCCTCACAGGAAACTCGAAGGGAGGCAAGGACGGTCCCACAGGAAATACCTGAGACAAGCAGTGCTGTACAGGTTATGCCGGGTCAGACCATCGGGGCCTCTCGGGAAGGATCCGTGATAACGGGTCTCCCACAGGGAACCCAAGAGAAGACATGTGTTCCAGAGATAACAAGAGTTctgaatgaaaacaaaagagagGTTGTTATTGGTTCAAGGGGAATTCGATGCAGTATCAGTTTACCTCAGAGAACAAAGTTGTCGGTGTCCGTAAATTGTCAACATAAC GTCTTATCAAAGAATATTGAAGAAAACGATGAAATTGTGGACGACGATGTCAACGAATTTCTCCAACAGTTTTCTCTTGACAAATTAAACATCTCTCCACAGGAGCCGGCAAACACCCGTAGGGCTGTAGACGTGTCCCCGTGGGACCCCGAGTATACCCTCATTCCTGTGGATCGCTACTCCTGTCAGGAACTTCGTGGTTCCGAGCGTTTCGTCCCCTGCCAGGATTGCTTCATTGACCTTAACCTTTTTCTGTAA